Proteins encoded in a region of the Gigantopelta aegis isolate Gae_Host chromosome 13, Gae_host_genome, whole genome shotgun sequence genome:
- the LOC121387213 gene encoding alpha-1,6-mannosyl-glycoprotein 2-beta-N-acetylglucosaminyltransferase-like: MTRYSGNSQADDYLPAKPESSGSDAVKLDSQESITHRNASLFMPDWKDVETFRRDVQFLNQEGFIHNAQTFKPKLTSESIVILVQVHNRPDQLQILIDSFHKMRYINETLVIFSHDFYSQDLFDVIAKIDFCPYMQIFYPYAIQVYNSQFPGTDPNDCPRNLQKDESRKRKCNNAEYQDFYGQYRGAPYTQIKHHFLWKLQFIFENCSLFRTFEGLIFRIEEDYYLAEDTIDYMRKLDRQARIQCPEFKMYIMGEYSGYSHEEYKSSATRKDRWYIGIGTGMAFRKYIWKLFKECAKSFCLFDDYNWDWSLMHVAATCIRGGFKILKPKGSRARFKSEFRVESSHSGLDATIQQSLDSIGDTSRQEPPGTVHVQANDVFRHHNKIAILFASIFVIKRCQLPGLHQLFKVDEGLSAQILCVAVFALLGCVLNDHMVDLS, translated from the exons ATGACTCGTTATAGTGGAAACTCACAGGCTGATGACTATCTACCCGCTAAACCAGAATCCTCTGGATCTGATGCGGTAAAACTTGATTCTCAGGAATCGATAACACATCGCAATGCAAGTCTTTTTATGCCAGATTGGAAAGACGTGGAGACGTTTCGCCGGGATGTACAGTTTCTCAACCAAGAAGGTTTCATCCACAATGCACAAACCTTCAAGCCGAAGCTGACGTCTGAAAGTATTGTTATTCTCGTTCAGGTCCACAATCGCCCGGATCAGCTACAGATACTGATTGACTCCTTTCACAAAATGAGATACATCAACGAAACGTTAGTAATATTCAGCCATGATTTCTACTCCCAGGACCTTTTCGATGTCATAGCCAAGATCGATTTCTGTCCCTATATGCAGATATTTTACCCGTATGCTATTCAGGTATATAACAGTCAATTTCCGGGTACTGACCCTAACGACTGTCCGCGAAATTTGCAAAAGGACGAGTCTCGTAAACGGAAGTGTAACAACGCTGAGTATCAAGATTTTTACGGACAATACCGAGGAGCCCCGTACACGCAGATCAAACACCACTTTTTGTGGAAGCTTCAGTTCATTTTCGAGAACTGTTCCTTGTTTAGAACTTTCGAAGGACTAATATTTCGAATAGAAGAAGATTACTATTTGGCAGAGGATACGATAGACTACATGAGAAAGCTGGACCGACAGGCTAGAATTCAGTGTCCagagtttaaaatgtatatcatgggtgagtactcgggctattcaCACGAAGAATACAAGTCAAGCGCCACGAGGAAAGATCGTTGGTATATAGGAATCGGGACAGGAATGGCTTTCAGGAAATACATCTGGAAACTCTTTAAAGAATGTGCGAAATCATTTTGCCTGTTCGATGACTACAACTGGGATTGGTCGCTAATGCACGTGGCAGCAACGTGCATCCGTGGTGGTTTCAAAATCTTAAAACCAAAAGGCAGTAGA GCACGCTTCAAGTCGGAATTTCGAGTAGAGTCATCGCACAGCGGTTTGGATGCCACCATACAACAATCACTAGACTCCATAGGAGATACCAGCAGACAGGAACCACCAGGGACCGTCCACGTCCAGGCCAACGACGTGTTTCGACACCACAACAAGATCGCCATATTGTTCGCCTCCATATTCGTGATCAAACGCTGCCAGCTGCCAGGACTGCACCAACTTTTCAAGGTCGACGAGGGGTTATCAGCGCAGATACTGTGCGTGGCCGTCTTCGCTCTGCTGGGCTGCGTGCTCAATGACCATATGGTGGACCTATCCTGA